A single genomic interval of Sulfoacidibacillus ferrooxidans harbors:
- a CDS encoding aldo/keto reductase family protein, with protein sequence MQYRRLGRSGTKVSEISLGSWLTYGGSVGRETAISCVHRAYDIGINFFDTANVYHRGAAETVLGEALKGLPRTSYVLATKAFWPMGDGPNDRGLSRKHIIEQCNLSLQRLGVDYVDLFQCHRYDPETPLDETLRAMDDLIRQGKVLYAGVSEWSAVQIDDALHTADQRGFDRIVSNQPQYSMLERYIEKDILPLCEREGVGQVVWSPLAQGMLTGKYKRGQNAPEGSRAATASTSQIIGRLMTDENFTKVEQLQEVANRNEISLAQLALAWILRQKNVSSAIIGASRPEQVDENAKASDVTLSVADLEHIETILA encoded by the coding sequence GTGCAGTATCGTCGCCTAGGTAGATCAGGTACAAAGGTTAGTGAAATCAGCCTCGGATCTTGGCTTACATATGGAGGTTCCGTCGGACGCGAGACGGCCATTAGTTGTGTGCATCGCGCATACGACATCGGCATTAATTTTTTTGATACAGCAAACGTATACCACAGGGGAGCAGCTGAGACGGTCCTTGGAGAAGCATTAAAAGGTCTTCCCCGCACTTCTTATGTCCTTGCAACAAAAGCGTTTTGGCCTATGGGTGATGGTCCAAATGACCGTGGATTATCCCGTAAACACATCATCGAGCAGTGCAATCTCAGTTTGCAGCGACTCGGTGTTGACTACGTGGATTTATTTCAATGTCATCGTTACGATCCCGAAACCCCTCTAGATGAAACCTTGCGCGCTATGGATGATTTGATCCGTCAGGGTAAAGTATTGTATGCAGGTGTCAGTGAATGGTCGGCCGTTCAGATCGATGATGCCCTTCATACCGCTGATCAAAGAGGCTTTGATCGCATTGTCTCAAATCAGCCTCAGTACAGCATGTTAGAACGTTATATCGAAAAGGATATCCTGCCTCTCTGTGAGCGCGAAGGTGTCGGTCAAGTGGTGTGGTCTCCTTTAGCACAAGGAATGCTAACTGGAAAATACAAACGCGGTCAAAATGCTCCAGAGGGAAGCCGTGCAGCCACTGCGAGTACTTCACAAATCATTGGGCGTCTCATGACTGATGAGAACTTTACAAAAGTAGAACAACTTCAAGAAGTAGCAAATCGCAACGAGATTTCTCTAGCCCAGTTAGCGTTAGCTTGGATTTTGCGGCAAAAGAATGTCTCCTCAGCTATTATTGGAGCCAGTCGACCCGAGCAAGTGGATGAAAATGCGAAAGCTTCTGATGTTACATTATCTGTAGCGGACTTAGAGCATATTGAAACCATTCTCGCATAA
- the proC gene encoding pyrroline-5-carboxylate reductase: protein MTSHHEKLDDMTIAFVGAGSIAEALIKGLTETGIGHATRLLVVNRHNPARLAYLEAQYDVIAGKDIRQAVVDADIILLCMKPKDIHEALPVIAAHARVDALYISVVAGYTIRSIQEMIACGNPLASTPRIVRTMPNTSCAVGKSATAYAMSDSCTARDRVYVEAILCSVGTSCTVDEHLLNAVTGLSGSGPAYVYYLVEALTLAGMDVGLDEQTSYSLVIQTLYGAAHMLTHTGESPAILRDRVTSPGGTTFAGISTLQQFGFEHAIRQAVVNATKRATELGDHSYPPTPSSK, encoded by the coding sequence GTGACTTCCCATCATGAAAAACTAGACGACATGACGATTGCATTTGTAGGTGCTGGTTCCATTGCAGAAGCACTGATCAAAGGCCTCACTGAAACTGGCATTGGACACGCGACACGCCTGCTGGTCGTCAATCGCCACAATCCTGCCCGCCTGGCTTATTTAGAGGCACAGTATGACGTAATTGCTGGCAAAGACATACGCCAAGCGGTCGTCGATGCAGATATTATTTTATTATGTATGAAACCAAAGGACATTCATGAAGCATTACCTGTTATTGCAGCGCATGCTCGCGTAGACGCTCTCTATATCTCTGTCGTGGCAGGATATACGATCCGCAGTATACAAGAAATGATCGCATGTGGGAATCCATTAGCTAGTACTCCCCGCATCGTACGCACGATGCCAAACACATCGTGCGCTGTAGGAAAATCCGCTACAGCTTATGCTATGTCAGATTCTTGCACTGCACGCGATCGCGTTTATGTAGAGGCGATACTTTGTTCTGTAGGAACATCCTGCACAGTAGATGAACACCTCCTCAATGCAGTCACTGGACTCTCTGGCAGTGGCCCTGCTTATGTTTATTATTTAGTAGAGGCGCTGACACTAGCAGGCATGGATGTTGGACTTGACGAACAAACTTCCTATTCCCTCGTTATTCAAACACTCTATGGAGCTGCACACATGCTTACCCATACAGGAGAATCCCCAGCCATCTTGCGCGATCGCGTGACATCTCCTGGTGGCACAACGTTTGCTGGCATTTCAACATTACAACAGTTCGGATTTGAACATGCTATCCGCCAAGCTGTCGTCAACGCAACAAAGCGCGCCACAGAGCTCGGTGATCATTCCTATCCCCCCACACCTTCGTCCAAGTGA
- the thrB gene encoding homoserine kinase encodes MRISVYVPATSANLGPGFDCMGIALDLWNELHVERSEQTIIDIDGVGADFLPRDESNLVLQSMRLVYDRFQLPVPPIHLRMINRIPIAAGLGSSAAALVGGLLLANNLLDSPLSRAQVLRLAVLDEGHPDNVAPAFLGGAVLAYLHEDGVTHVNLPLRDNFTFIAVTPDFPLLTETARNVLEPTVTRADAVFNIAHAGFLTAALTTGNTELLRKALHDRLHQDARKHLIPGFDRVRQAAKATGAIGIVLSGAGPTLLAIVDHPPRATDIAAAMTAAFAQEGITATARILTPAQIGAYTHTKMVIKQ; translated from the coding sequence GTGAGAATCAGCGTATATGTACCTGCTACAAGTGCTAATCTTGGACCTGGCTTTGACTGTATGGGCATTGCTCTTGACTTGTGGAATGAGCTTCATGTTGAACGATCGGAGCAAACGATCATCGATATTGATGGAGTCGGTGCAGACTTTTTGCCGCGCGACGAATCTAATCTTGTCTTGCAATCCATGCGGCTAGTGTACGACCGTTTCCAATTGCCTGTGCCACCCATTCACTTGCGCATGATCAATCGCATTCCCATTGCCGCTGGACTCGGCTCTAGTGCGGCTGCTTTAGTAGGCGGATTACTTCTAGCCAATAACCTACTGGACTCACCCTTATCACGAGCGCAAGTTCTGCGCCTCGCCGTACTCGACGAAGGCCATCCTGATAACGTTGCACCTGCATTTCTCGGCGGTGCAGTACTCGCCTATCTGCATGAAGATGGCGTCACACATGTCAATTTGCCACTGCGCGATAACTTTACGTTTATCGCTGTAACACCTGATTTTCCACTACTCACAGAAACCGCACGTAACGTTTTAGAGCCAACGGTTACCCGTGCTGATGCTGTATTCAATATTGCGCATGCCGGGTTTTTAACCGCCGCTCTTACGACTGGCAATACTGAACTTTTGCGCAAAGCATTACATGATCGCTTACACCAAGATGCGAGAAAACACTTGATACCAGGCTTTGATCGAGTTCGCCAAGCGGCTAAAGCAACAGGCGCCATTGGAATTGTACTCAGTGGGGCCGGTCCAACTCTGCTTGCTATTGTCGATCATCCCCCACGCGCAACAGATATCGCCGCTGCGATGACAGCTGCATTTGCACAAGAGGGAATCACAGCTACTGCTAGAATTTTAACTCCTGCACAAATTGGAGCGTATACTCACACAAAGATGGTTATCAAACAATAG
- the thrC gene encoding threonine synthase produces the protein MINERNQPGLLTRYEAFLPLTEQTPRLTLGEGNTPLVYAKRLSEQLELDIYLKYEGANPTGSFKDRGMVLAVAKAMESGSKAVICASTGNTSASAAAYAARAGMRAVVVIPNGYVALGKLAQATMYGAEIVAIDGNFDQALQVVRDIADTEPITLVNSVNPFRLDGQKTGAFELCEQLSQAPDYLAIPVGNAGNISAYYKGFIEYAATNHTSIPRLLGFQAAGAAPIVEGRPIEHPQTIATAIRIGHPASWQLALTAVRETDGSIDAVTDEEILAAYQLLARTEGVFAEPASCASVAGLIKRAKASQLDKGKVAVCILTGNGLKDPDTAFGTQSITPTVVSADRRAVWQAIAGGQL, from the coding sequence GTGATCAACGAACGCAATCAACCCGGACTCTTAACTCGCTATGAAGCTTTTTTACCGCTCACTGAGCAGACGCCACGGTTAACGCTTGGCGAGGGCAATACGCCACTTGTATACGCAAAACGACTCTCAGAACAACTTGAGCTAGATATTTATTTAAAATACGAAGGAGCGAATCCCACCGGCTCATTTAAGGATAGAGGCATGGTGCTAGCTGTTGCAAAAGCAATGGAATCGGGAAGTAAAGCTGTCATTTGCGCTTCCACAGGCAATACATCTGCGTCTGCAGCCGCTTATGCAGCTCGTGCCGGAATGCGCGCAGTAGTCGTCATTCCAAACGGATACGTAGCTCTTGGAAAGCTCGCACAAGCGACGATGTATGGGGCGGAAATCGTCGCCATTGATGGAAACTTTGATCAAGCGCTACAAGTTGTACGGGATATCGCCGATACTGAGCCTATTACGCTTGTGAACTCTGTGAATCCTTTCCGTTTAGATGGGCAAAAGACAGGGGCATTTGAGCTATGTGAACAACTGTCACAGGCACCAGATTATCTGGCTATACCAGTTGGTAATGCAGGAAACATCTCCGCTTACTATAAAGGCTTTATAGAATATGCAGCAACTAACCACACATCGATCCCACGCCTCCTTGGCTTTCAAGCAGCAGGAGCTGCACCTATTGTAGAGGGTCGTCCCATTGAACATCCCCAGACGATTGCAACTGCCATTCGCATTGGTCATCCAGCGAGTTGGCAACTTGCCTTAACTGCCGTACGCGAAACAGATGGTAGCATCGATGCAGTCACAGACGAAGAAATTTTAGCTGCTTATCAGTTGCTCGCACGCACGGAGGGCGTCTTTGCTGAACCCGCATCCTGCGCTTCTGTAGCAGGTCTTATCAAACGCGCAAAAGCTTCACAACTGGATAAAGGAAAAGTAGCTGTTTGTATTCTCACTGGAAATGGTCTAAAAGATCCCGATACTGCCTTTGGAACACAATCGATAACGCCAACTGTAGTCTCTGCAGACAGACGCGCAGTGTGGCAAGCAATCGCCGGAGGTCAACTGTGA
- a CDS encoding homoserine dehydrogenase has protein sequence MEVNIGLLGCGTVGSGVVELVQKRSEMIARLTGLEPIITRVLVRDSHKSRPVVFKHEQLTTNASDILEDPEIRMVIETIGGIEPARTFILQALRAGKHVITANKDLIAEHGAEILDTAEQVGMDVYYEAAVGGAIPLIRPLKESLTANEITDLKGIINGTTNYILSKMTATGADFDEVLQEAQDLGYAESNPASDVDGLDSGRKLAILASIAFHAKVTLDDVDVTGIRTISATDVAYAHELGAVIKLLAEGTDRDGNLSLQVRPTLVLKDHPLAHVSDAFNALYVRGDAAGDLMFFGRGAGSLPTASAIVGDMIEVLRNLRMDTALRVRHLLLPHKRVRRGQGEPTRYYLRLTVRDQSGVFAQIATIFGLAEVSMETVLQKRSSHETAEIVIVTHEVGQEQLNQALTTLYATDSVLTVHNVMPVTGGAQ, from the coding sequence ATGGAAGTCAACATTGGTCTACTAGGTTGTGGCACTGTAGGTTCCGGAGTTGTCGAACTGGTACAAAAGCGCAGTGAAATGATCGCTCGGCTCACTGGTTTGGAGCCCATTATCACACGAGTACTGGTCAGAGATTCACACAAATCTCGTCCAGTTGTATTTAAACATGAACAGTTAACCACAAATGCGAGTGATATTTTAGAAGACCCAGAGATTCGTATGGTCATCGAAACAATTGGCGGCATCGAACCTGCTCGCACATTTATCTTACAGGCCTTACGTGCAGGCAAACATGTGATTACAGCCAATAAGGACCTGATTGCTGAACACGGTGCAGAGATTCTTGACACAGCTGAACAAGTCGGCATGGACGTTTACTATGAGGCGGCTGTAGGTGGTGCTATTCCTTTGATTAGACCTCTCAAAGAATCACTAACAGCCAATGAAATCACCGATCTAAAAGGGATCATAAACGGTACGACCAATTATATCTTATCCAAGATGACAGCCACGGGAGCTGACTTTGACGAGGTATTACAAGAAGCACAAGACCTTGGGTATGCTGAAAGCAATCCAGCGAGTGACGTCGATGGGCTAGATTCTGGGCGCAAGTTAGCCATTTTAGCTTCGATTGCTTTTCACGCAAAAGTAACCTTAGATGACGTAGACGTGACTGGCATTCGGACGATTAGCGCTACAGATGTGGCCTATGCCCATGAACTCGGTGCAGTGATCAAGTTACTTGCAGAAGGTACTGATCGCGATGGTAACCTCTCGCTTCAGGTACGCCCCACACTCGTCTTAAAAGATCATCCACTCGCCCATGTGAGCGATGCTTTTAACGCGCTCTACGTACGCGGCGACGCGGCTGGTGACTTGATGTTCTTTGGACGCGGTGCTGGTTCCTTGCCCACGGCAAGTGCTATTGTAGGCGACATGATTGAAGTGCTGCGCAATTTGCGCATGGATACTGCTTTGCGCGTTCGCCATCTCCTCTTGCCGCACAAGCGTGTTCGGCGAGGACAAGGTGAACCTACACGATATTATCTGCGACTTACGGTTCGTGATCAGTCCGGAGTGTTTGCTCAGATCGCAACCATTTTTGGCCTAGCAGAAGTTAGCATGGAAACTGTCTTACAAAAGAGATCTAGTCATGAGACAGCTGAGATTGTCATTGTCACACATGAAGTTGGGCAAGAACAATTAAATCAAGCACTGACTACCTTGTATGCAACTGACAGTGTGCTAACTGTCCACAACGTTATGCCCGTTACAGGAGGTGCACAGTGA
- a CDS encoding ACT domain-containing protein, translating to MAEDSYYLIAYSHLPDVIKRTIQVADFLKRQPRSSVSDAVRAVGISRSAYYKYKDAAKPFHAVMQGQIVTIALTLKHHSGSLSEVLNTLAVQRANILTINQSLPLQGSATVILSIETRELRAELEETLQLLRGLDGVSQVMIVGQG from the coding sequence ATGGCAGAAGATTCATATTACCTCATTGCATATTCACATCTTCCCGATGTGATTAAGCGAACGATTCAAGTGGCTGACTTCCTAAAACGCCAACCGCGTTCTAGCGTATCCGATGCAGTACGTGCAGTTGGCATTTCGCGCAGTGCATATTACAAGTACAAAGATGCTGCGAAACCATTTCATGCAGTTATGCAAGGGCAAATCGTCACCATCGCACTTACGTTAAAACATCATTCTGGAAGTCTATCAGAGGTGTTAAACACACTAGCCGTGCAAAGAGCAAATATATTAACCATCAATCAATCGCTTCCACTGCAAGGCAGTGCAACTGTAATTTTATCTATCGAGACACGTGAATTGCGGGCAGAATTAGAAGAAACACTGCAACTATTGCGCGGATTAGATGGCGTTTCACAGGTAATGATTGTCGGTCAAGGGTAA
- the ilvE gene encoding branched-chain-amino-acid transaminase, with the protein MYLNGRLVSKEQAVVSVFDHGFLYGDGIFEGIRIYDGVIFRLDEHLVRLYESAKSILLTIPLEYEEMADAIIETVRANQLESGYIRVVISRGDGDLGLDPRNCPRANVIVIADVVRLFPEEFYENGLRIVTVPTQRNSPASMNPQVKSLNYLNSVMVKLEAARAGALEALTVNSQGYVCEGSGDNVFIVKRGKVYTPPTYLGALDGITRHAIMDLCEEMGLPLTETPFTRHDVYVADECFLTGTAAEVIPVIEVDGREIGSGQPGPITQQLLSEFRKIVRQQGRRVFS; encoded by the coding sequence ATTTATTTGAATGGTCGACTGGTTTCAAAAGAACAAGCTGTTGTATCCGTTTTTGACCATGGATTTTTATATGGTGACGGTATTTTTGAAGGGATTAGGATTTATGACGGCGTCATTTTTCGCCTTGACGAGCATTTAGTTCGGCTGTATGAATCAGCAAAATCTATTTTACTGACCATTCCTTTAGAGTATGAGGAGATGGCCGATGCGATTATCGAAACCGTGCGAGCGAATCAGTTGGAGAGCGGGTATATTCGAGTCGTCATATCACGTGGGGATGGAGATTTGGGTCTTGATCCACGCAATTGCCCACGGGCCAACGTCATCGTCATTGCAGATGTGGTTCGTCTATTCCCAGAGGAATTTTATGAAAATGGGTTGCGTATCGTGACAGTACCTACGCAAAGGAATAGTCCAGCATCCATGAACCCGCAAGTGAAATCACTCAATTATCTAAATAGCGTGATGGTAAAATTGGAAGCTGCACGCGCAGGTGCGCTTGAGGCGCTTACAGTCAACTCTCAAGGGTATGTTTGCGAGGGGTCTGGTGATAACGTCTTCATCGTGAAGCGTGGCAAAGTGTATACGCCGCCGACCTATCTTGGTGCGCTCGATGGCATAACACGTCATGCGATTATGGATCTTTGCGAGGAGATGGGATTGCCATTAACGGAAACGCCATTTACGCGACATGATGTATATGTTGCGGATGAGTGTTTCCTAACAGGGACTGCCGCGGAGGTCATACCAGTCATCGAAGTTGATGGAAGAGAGATTGGCAGTGGTCAACCTGGACCAATCACACAGCAATTATTGTCTGAATTCCGAAAAATCGTTCGACAACAAGGGCGAAGAGTATTTTCATAA
- the ilvB gene encoding biosynthetic-type acetolactate synthase large subunit, translating into MEEDIQKPQIDQAVSDSHEVRTGAELLCSLLMQAGVDTIFGYPGGAVLPIYDALYSVPIRHILTRHEQGAIHAAQGFSRVTGRPGIVLATSGPGATNLVTGIADAFMDSTPLVIFTGQVTAESIGRDAFQEADIIGITMPVTKHNFQVRDIKDLPQIVADAFHLATTGRPGPVLIDLPKNITSGPASDHVLPESHIRGYKLPGAPKKEEVDALIAAINQAKKPLLYIGGGIISSGASELVRQFASRSQIPVVSTLLGLGAFPVRDPLFAGMLGMHGTYAANRAVTECDVLIALGVRFDDRVTGKLQRFSPHSIKIHVDIDAAEIGKNVAVHIPIVADVGLTLKEMLLRDVHLDTRGWHEQILLWNEEWPLQYHASDEDLKPQQVVELIAKHTHENAIVTTEVGQHQMWAALFYPFSRPRQFVTSGGLGTMGFGFPAALGAQVAKPDATVVCIAGDASFQMNIQELQTVVENGLPVKIAIINNRYLGMVRQWQQFFYESRYAESKIGSPDFVKVAQAYGALGLRATTFAQAEAALTEAFAYQGPVIIDFVVKEEENVFPMVPPGKGTDEMTLEWEE; encoded by the coding sequence ATGGAAGAAGATATACAGAAACCGCAGATAGACCAGGCAGTTTCTGATTCTCATGAGGTGCGAACAGGGGCAGAGCTTTTGTGTTCTCTGCTTATGCAGGCAGGTGTAGATACGATCTTTGGTTATCCGGGTGGTGCAGTTTTACCTATTTATGATGCACTTTATTCGGTTCCCATAAGACATATACTCACACGTCACGAACAAGGTGCCATTCACGCCGCGCAAGGATTCTCGCGTGTCACAGGAAGGCCGGGTATTGTTCTTGCTACATCAGGTCCGGGAGCAACAAACCTTGTAACAGGTATTGCCGATGCGTTTATGGACTCTACTCCGCTCGTCATATTTACAGGGCAAGTCACAGCAGAGAGTATCGGTCGGGATGCCTTTCAGGAAGCGGATATCATCGGTATAACAATGCCCGTGACAAAACACAATTTTCAAGTGCGCGATATTAAGGACTTGCCTCAGATCGTTGCGGATGCTTTTCATCTTGCGACGACTGGCCGTCCTGGTCCTGTACTCATTGATTTGCCTAAAAATATTACGTCTGGTCCGGCGAGTGATCATGTATTGCCAGAGTCGCATATTCGCGGCTATAAGCTACCGGGTGCTCCGAAGAAGGAAGAGGTTGACGCGCTGATCGCGGCAATCAATCAGGCTAAAAAGCCACTACTATATATTGGTGGCGGCATCATTAGCAGTGGTGCGTCAGAGCTCGTTCGTCAATTTGCAAGTCGGTCTCAGATTCCGGTTGTATCTACCTTGCTAGGGCTTGGGGCATTTCCAGTTCGCGATCCTTTATTTGCAGGCATGCTTGGTATGCACGGCACGTATGCAGCAAATCGCGCGGTAACTGAATGTGACGTATTAATTGCTCTAGGCGTGCGTTTTGACGATAGAGTGACAGGAAAATTGCAACGATTTTCACCGCATTCTATTAAAATTCACGTGGATATTGATGCTGCGGAAATCGGCAAAAATGTCGCTGTTCACATACCGATCGTAGCAGATGTAGGACTTACATTGAAAGAAATGCTTTTGCGTGATGTGCACTTGGATACGCGTGGTTGGCATGAACAAATATTACTGTGGAATGAAGAGTGGCCACTACAGTATCATGCAAGCGACGAGGATTTAAAACCACAACAGGTGGTTGAGTTAATCGCAAAACATACGCACGAAAATGCCATTGTGACTACAGAAGTAGGACAGCACCAGATGTGGGCAGCGCTCTTTTATCCGTTTTCACGACCACGCCAATTTGTAACATCAGGTGGTCTTGGAACTATGGGATTTGGGTTCCCAGCAGCTCTTGGTGCACAGGTGGCAAAACCTGACGCCACAGTAGTTTGTATAGCTGGTGATGCTAGTTTTCAAATGAATATTCAAGAATTGCAAACGGTCGTAGAAAACGGATTGCCTGTGAAGATAGCGATTATCAATAATCGTTATCTTGGCATGGTGCGGCAGTGGCAGCAATTTTTTTATGAAAGTCGATATGCAGAAAGCAAAATTGGCTCTCCGGATTTTGTGAAAGTAGCACAGGCTTATGGTGCACTTGGATTGCGAGCCACTACCTTTGCACAGGCAGAGGCCGCGCTTACTGAAGCATTTGCCTATCAAGGTCCTGTAATCATTGATTTTGTTGTAAAAGAAGAAGAAAATGTTTTCCCCATGGTTCCACCAGGCAAAGGAACGGATGAAATGACTCTAGAATGGGAGGAGTGA
- the ilvN gene encoding acetolactate synthase small subunit, whose product MERTLSVLVNDRPGVLARVAGLFSRRDFNIASITVGAAEEPGLSRMTIVSSGDDATALQIMRQLDKVIEVIQVTDISKDPAVKRELALIKVTTNKTTRPEISHILEPFRVAIVDVGHGSLTVQVTGSGEKVDALIGLLRPFGILEIARTGVTALLRAVAQEEDHSSEVVS is encoded by the coding sequence ATGGAGCGCACGTTATCTGTACTTGTTAATGATCGGCCAGGTGTATTGGCACGCGTGGCAGGACTATTTTCACGGCGTGACTTTAACATTGCGAGTATTACCGTTGGTGCGGCCGAAGAACCTGGATTAAGTCGAATGACCATTGTAAGTAGTGGTGATGATGCAACTGCCCTACAGATTATGAGGCAGTTGGATAAAGTGATTGAAGTCATTCAGGTGACTGATATTTCAAAAGATCCAGCTGTGAAACGCGAATTGGCTCTGATTAAGGTCACCACAAATAAAACGACACGACCAGAGATTTCCCATATACTCGAACCTTTTCGGGTGGCGATTGTGGATGTTGGCCACGGATCGTTGACGGTTCAAGTCACGGGTTCTGGAGAAAAAGTAGACGCGTTGATAGGATTATTGCGCCCATTTGGAATTCTTGAAATCGCGCGTACAGGAGTCACTGCATTATTGCGTGCTGTCGCACAAGAAGAGGATCATTCAAGCGAAGTGGTCAGTTGA
- the ilvC gene encoding ketol-acid reductoisomerase: protein MKMYYENDADLQLLHGKTVAVLGYGSQGHSQAQNLRDSGVKVIIGQRPGKSADKAQEDGFSVMSVAEATQIADILQFLLPDERQAKVYQEEILPYLHKGQTLMFSHGFNIHFKQIIPPDDIDVVLVAPKGPGHLVRRVYEAGGGIPSLIAIHQDASGQAFEYALAYTKGIGSTKAGVLVTTFKEETETDLFGEQAVLCGGVADLIKAGFETLVDAGYQPEIAFFECCHEVKLIVDLIYEGGLSRMNYSISDTAEFGGYNAGPKIVTEETRKAMKGLLSDIQKGVFARNWILENQAGRPSFLAMREQNADHPIEEVGKSLRSMMGFIGK, encoded by the coding sequence ATGAAAATGTATTACGAAAATGATGCGGATCTACAATTATTGCATGGTAAAACGGTTGCAGTTCTTGGGTATGGTAGTCAAGGTCATTCACAGGCCCAAAATCTTCGCGATAGTGGCGTAAAGGTTATCATTGGACAGAGGCCAGGTAAGTCAGCTGACAAAGCACAAGAAGATGGATTTAGTGTGATGTCTGTGGCAGAGGCGACACAAATAGCGGATATTTTACAATTTTTACTTCCTGACGAACGACAAGCAAAAGTTTACCAGGAAGAAATATTGCCTTATTTGCACAAAGGGCAAACGTTGATGTTTTCACATGGTTTCAATATTCACTTTAAGCAAATCATTCCACCTGATGATATTGATGTGGTATTAGTTGCTCCTAAGGGTCCGGGGCACCTTGTTCGCCGAGTCTATGAAGCTGGTGGCGGTATTCCATCTTTAATTGCTATTCATCAAGATGCAAGTGGGCAAGCTTTTGAGTATGCATTAGCGTATACAAAAGGCATTGGGAGTACAAAAGCCGGAGTTCTTGTGACGACGTTTAAAGAAGAGACAGAGACCGATTTGTTTGGCGAACAAGCGGTGCTTTGTGGCGGCGTTGCAGACCTCATTAAAGCTGGGTTTGAGACATTGGTAGATGCAGGATACCAACCGGAAATTGCCTTTTTTGAATGCTGTCATGAAGTGAAGTTGATTGTTGATTTGATCTATGAAGGCGGATTGTCCCGCATGAATTACTCAATCAGTGATACAGCCGAATTTGGCGGCTACAATGCAGGACCAAAGATCGTAACAGAGGAAACGCGAAAGGCCATGAAAGGGTTGCTTTCTGACATTCAAAAAGGCGTTTTTGCACGCAACTGGATTTTGGAGAATCAGGCCGGACGTCCATCTTTCTTAGCGATGCGCGAGCAAAATGCTGATCATCCAATCGAAGAAGTTGGAAAAAGTTTGCGCTCTATGATGGGTTTCATCGGAAAATAG